The following are from one region of the Chromobacterium phragmitis genome:
- a CDS encoding AAA family ATPase produces MNSQLQQASSNVRSAIRSATQGLVGREQLAELIILAAVAQEHLLVIGPPGTAKSAVVRRVAQTMGGRYFEYLLGRFTEPSELFGPVDLRKLREGTVETDTAGMLPEAEIAFLDEVFLGSTAILNTLLGILNERRFRRGHTQLYCPLRVCIGAANHLPSDESLSAFGDRFLLHVFVEAAADHQLEAMLEGGWQAELSPAAPGISLADLDLLANAAKDVDMSEIRPVLAQAIRQLRGAGIALSDRRIVRSQRLIAAAAVLAGRARADASDLWPLLYALPTQEIQQHAREVLREQLAVCANGVLASAVETAAVQPMSRVGRLLENAQSALAAETDRPGIEALLREIDANFSAESMPDELAASREKLTARLAEPA; encoded by the coding sequence ATGAATTCGCAGCTGCAACAAGCATCAAGCAACGTCCGCTCCGCCATTCGCAGCGCCACTCAAGGGCTGGTCGGCCGGGAACAGCTCGCGGAGCTGATCATTCTGGCGGCGGTCGCCCAAGAGCACCTGCTGGTCATTGGACCGCCGGGCACCGCCAAGAGCGCTGTCGTGCGGCGCGTGGCCCAGACGATGGGCGGCCGCTATTTCGAATATCTGCTTGGCCGCTTCACCGAGCCTTCGGAACTGTTCGGCCCCGTCGATCTGCGCAAGCTGCGCGAAGGCACTGTCGAGACCGACACCGCCGGCATGCTGCCCGAGGCCGAAATCGCATTTCTGGACGAGGTTTTCCTCGGCTCCACCGCCATTCTCAATACTTTGCTGGGCATTCTGAACGAGCGCCGCTTCCGCCGCGGCCACACCCAGCTGTACTGCCCGCTCCGCGTCTGCATCGGCGCCGCCAACCATCTGCCCAGCGACGAATCCCTGTCCGCTTTCGGCGACCGTTTTCTGCTGCACGTTTTCGTGGAGGCGGCCGCCGACCATCAGTTGGAAGCGATGCTGGAAGGCGGCTGGCAGGCCGAGCTAAGCCCGGCGGCACCCGGCATCAGCCTGGCTGATCTCGACCTGCTGGCCAACGCGGCCAAAGACGTGGACATGTCCGAGATCCGCCCCGTCCTGGCGCAAGCCATCCGCCAGCTGCGCGGCGCGGGAATCGCCCTGTCCGATCGCCGCATCGTCAGATCGCAGCGCCTGATCGCCGCAGCAGCTGTCCTCGCCGGCCGCGCCCGCGCCGACGCCTCCGACCTGTGGCCGTTGCTGTACGCGCTGCCGACTCAGGAAATCCAGCAACATGCCCGGGAGGTCTTGCGCGAACAATTGGCCGTCTGCGCCAACGGCGTGCTGGCCAGCGCGGTGGAGACCGCGGCCGTGCAGCCCATGTCACGGGTCGGCCGCCTGCTGGAAAACGCGCAATCCGCGCTGGCCGCCGAAACAGACCGGCCAGGCATCGAAGCCCTGTTGCGTGAAATCGACGCCAACTTCAGCGCCGAAAGCATGCCGGACGAACTGGCCGCTTCGCGCGAGAAACTGACGGCGCGCCTGGCGGAACCCGCATGA
- a CDS encoding bpX5 domain-containing protein, translated as MSGSAMSWRWRPIPECDIASPQAAVAFGDAAERLLKRLEAMPTEQRRTLMLTAGERLLVALGRESALPWVEGVEYARPDASIRQLWLPTKWQPDVSTDALSIALNARAPAWPMLLWREPALIIPLNRQLPAGDELLADIRRRWSGACRS; from the coding sequence ATGAGCGGCTCCGCCATGTCCTGGCGCTGGCGGCCCATTCCGGAATGCGATATCGCCTCCCCTCAGGCCGCGGTCGCTTTCGGCGATGCCGCGGAGCGCCTGCTGAAACGGCTGGAGGCCATGCCGACCGAACAGCGGCGCACGCTGATGCTAACCGCCGGCGAACGGCTGCTGGTGGCGCTGGGGCGGGAAAGCGCGCTGCCCTGGGTGGAGGGGGTCGAGTACGCCCGTCCGGACGCCTCGATCCGACAGCTGTGGCTGCCGACCAAGTGGCAGCCGGACGTTTCCACCGACGCGCTGAGCATCGCCCTGAATGCGCGCGCGCCGGCTTGGCCGATGCTGCTCTGGCGCGAACCCGCGCTCATCATTCCCTTGAACCGGCAACTGCCGGCCGGCGACGAGCTGCTGGCCGACATCCGCCGCCGATGGAGCGGCGCCTGCCGCTCCTGA
- a CDS encoding glycosyl hydrolase family 18 protein — protein sequence MKKIIFSLLAAMASLQAQSGPMVLAYYSGYAGNDAALAKYHANFNAVAVDFYNITAQGAVVGNGDPRPENALAFLRDKKIPAYGCVSNVDGKGNWSADIAHAVSTTALNASVANLVKFAQDNRFVGVNVDFEAVAQGDRNRFSAFIQTLAKALHAKGLKLIVSVPAFSVKDENHEANYGYDLRALDAAADYLQIMTYDEAIPAWDPGPVAGSDWMEDDLDYAVERVPAAKVLNGIPAYGYDWKLPGSGRMLYWKDTQALIARYGAQPRYDAGTHSLTFGYDAADGSRHTVWTENARSVALKASLVNAYGLGGTSLYALGMEDDAFWSAVRQGLSQH from the coding sequence ATGAAAAAAATCATATTCAGCCTGCTTGCGGCAATGGCATCCCTGCAGGCGCAATCCGGTCCGATGGTGCTGGCTTATTATTCCGGCTATGCCGGCAATGACGCGGCGCTGGCCAAGTATCATGCCAACTTCAATGCCGTCGCCGTGGATTTCTACAACATCACCGCTCAGGGCGCGGTTGTGGGCAATGGCGATCCCCGGCCGGAGAACGCCTTGGCTTTCCTGCGCGACAAGAAGATTCCCGCCTACGGCTGCGTGTCCAATGTGGACGGCAAGGGAAACTGGAGCGCCGACATCGCCCACGCGGTGTCCACCACGGCGCTGAATGCGTCGGTGGCCAATCTGGTGAAATTCGCGCAGGACAACCGCTTCGTCGGGGTCAATGTCGATTTCGAGGCGGTGGCGCAGGGCGACCGCAACCGCTTCAGCGCTTTCATTCAAACGCTGGCCAAGGCGTTGCATGCCAAGGGATTGAAGCTGATCGTCAGCGTGCCGGCTTTCTCCGTCAAGGATGAGAATCATGAGGCCAATTATGGTTACGATCTGCGCGCGCTGGACGCGGCGGCGGACTATTTGCAGATCATGACTTACGACGAGGCGATTCCGGCCTGGGACCCGGGGCCGGTGGCTGGCTCGGACTGGATGGAGGACGACTTGGACTACGCGGTGGAGCGGGTGCCGGCGGCCAAGGTGCTGAACGGCATCCCGGCGTACGGCTACGACTGGAAGCTGCCCGGCAGCGGCAGGATGCTGTACTGGAAGGACACCCAGGCCTTGATCGCCCGCTATGGGGCGCAGCCGCGCTACGACGCCGGCACCCATTCCTTGACCTTCGGCTATGACGCGGCGGATGGCAGCCGCCATACGGTCTGGACGGAGAACGCGCGCAGCGTGGCCTTGAAGGCCAGCCTGGTCAATGCTTATGGCCTGGGCGGCACTTCGCTGTACGCACTGGGAATGGAGGATGACGCTTTTTGGAGCGCGGTGAGGCAGGGATTGTCGCAACATTAG